One window of Streptomyces sp. SUK 48 genomic DNA carries:
- a CDS encoding YafY family protein produces MPRPTGRVLTLLDLLQSGGTRTVAELADRLGVEGRTVRRYVNQLIDLDVPVESVRGRYGGYRLAPGYRLPPLMLSDEEALAVLLGLIAGRRAGLTTAQRTANETAAAKIRRVLPRHVAARLDTLLDALAFTDEPGTSRAPDPPDSAVLLGLADAVRHRRPVSIRYTDREDRRSERTLHPYGIVAHAGRWYVTGEDAALTEDRTFRLDRITATRTLPGTFEAPSGPDPAERVRAAFATAEYRHRVTLRVHGAPARIRTRLPATVATLNDPAADAGADPDADPGTERWLRVELRAERLDWLPPLLASLDRPFVIEGPDELRALMAEFAERLTSRAHARPGPP; encoded by the coding sequence ATGCCCCGACCCACCGGCCGCGTCCTGACCCTGCTCGACCTGCTCCAGTCGGGCGGCACCCGGACGGTGGCCGAACTGGCCGACCGCCTCGGCGTCGAGGGCCGGACCGTGCGCCGGTACGTGAACCAGCTGATCGACCTGGACGTGCCGGTGGAGTCGGTGCGCGGCCGCTACGGCGGCTACCGGCTCGCCCCCGGGTACCGGCTGCCGCCGCTCATGCTCAGCGACGAGGAGGCGCTGGCCGTCCTGCTCGGCCTGATCGCCGGGCGCCGGGCGGGGCTGACGACGGCGCAGCGCACGGCGAACGAGACCGCCGCGGCGAAGATCCGGCGCGTCCTGCCCCGGCACGTCGCCGCCCGCCTGGACACCCTCCTGGACGCTTTGGCCTTCACGGACGAGCCCGGCACGTCCAGGGCCCCGGACCCCCCGGACAGCGCCGTCCTCCTCGGCCTCGCCGACGCGGTGCGCCACCGCAGGCCGGTCTCGATCCGCTACACCGACCGCGAGGACCGCCGCAGCGAACGCACCCTGCACCCGTACGGGATCGTCGCCCACGCGGGCCGCTGGTACGTCACCGGCGAGGACGCCGCACTGACCGAGGACCGCACCTTCCGCCTGGACCGCATCACCGCCACGCGCACCCTGCCCGGCACCTTCGAGGCGCCCTCGGGCCCCGACCCGGCCGAGCGCGTCAGGGCCGCCTTCGCCACGGCCGAGTACCGCCACCGGGTCACCCTGCGCGTCCACGGCGCCCCGGCCCGGATCCGCACCCGGCTCCCCGCCACCGTCGCCACCTTGAACGACCCGGCAGCGGACGCGGGCGCGGACCCGGACGCGGACCCGGGGACCGAACGCTGGCTGCGCGTCGAGCTGCGCGCCGAACGCCTCGACTGGCTCCCCCCGCTCCTCGCCTCCCTGGACCGCCCCTTCGTGATCGAGGGCCCGGACGAACTGCGCGCCCTCATGGCGGAGTTCGCCGAGCGGCTGACGTCCCGCGCCCACGCCCGACCGGGCCCGCCGTGA